Within Legionella birminghamensis, the genomic segment CCCAATTTTGCGGACACCAGTTTTGCTTCATCACTTGAAAAATATTACGTATAGGACGCATCTGCTGCGTATTATTTATTGATCAATGAGTTATGTTGTAATAATGTGTTGTTTCTGCTTGGATATCTTCACTGTTTAATCTGTACAATTACAGGTCGCTGCGATTTTAGGGAACATTCGCAATAACCTTCGAAAATTAACCTGAGTTTATGACTATGCAGGGCATATATAAAGGGAAAACTAAAAAATGGATATTTTAAACCTGAGAGTTTTGCGTGGGCCTAATTATTGGTCAAACACCAGAAAAAAACTAATTCTCATGAAACTGGATCTGAAGGAATTTGAAGAGCTTCCAAGCAATGCGATTCCCGGATTTAACGATAATTTAAAAAAATTACTTCCTTCCTTATATAACCATTTTTGTTCTGAAACCAGCGAGGGTGGATTTTTCAAAAGGCTGGATGATGGAACCTGGTTAGGTCATGTCATCGAGCATGTAGCCCTGGAGCTCCAGTGGCTGGCAGGCATGCCCTGCGGCTATGGTAGAACACGTTCGACTCATCAAAAAGGGATTTATCATGTGGTATTTGCCTACGAGATTGAAAGCGCAGGCCTTTATGCGGCGAAAGCAGCAGTGGAACTGGTAACGGTTTTAGCTCATCAGCGCCCCTACACACTCGTGGAACATCATTTGGAGCAATTAAGGGAAATCCATCAGCAGGAAGGTTTTGGCCCCAGTACCCAATCCCTGGTAAATGAAGCCCGTAAACGCAATATTCCTTACACCCGGCTGGATGACTCCTCCACGATTATGTTTGGTTATGGCTGCCATCAGAAGTTAATATGCGCAACGGTTACCGGCTTGACCAGCAGTATTGGAGTGGATAATGCGGCAGATAAAGAAAGAACCAAGCAGTTACTGGCAAATGATTATATCCCGGTTCCCCGCGGTGTAATAATTGACGATATGGCTTCCTTGAAAGAGGCGATCGAAAAGGTAGGTTATCCCTGTGTAATCAAACCAGTTGATGGTAATCATGGACGAGGAATTACAACCAATATTCAGAATAAAGAAAAAGCGCAAGCTGCTTTTCAGTTAGCTGCAGAAATTTCCGAGAGGATTATTGTAGAACAATTTATTAGTGGTCACGATTTCCGTTTCCTGGTGGTTAACCATAAGGTTATTGCAGTCGCTAAACGCACCCCGGCCATGATTGTAGGAACGGGTACTGCAAGCATACAGCAGCTCATTGATGCGGTAAACCAGGATCCTAACCGCGGGGAACATCATGAAAAGTTCCTGACAACTATCAAGCTGGATGCAAGCACCTTGGCTATTCTGGAAGAAAACGGCCTTGATTTAAATTCTGTTTTACCTGCGGGCAAAGTCCTTTACCTCAAACATACCGCGAATTTAAGTACTGGCGGCACTGCAATTGATGTGACCAGCATTGTTCATCCAGAAACCCTGTTCATAGCTGAACGCGTATCGCGCATTATGCACCTGGACATTTGCGGTATCGACATAGTTGCCGAAAATATCAGTTTACCCTTGAAAGAAAATAATGGTGCCATTATTGAAGTCAATTCAGGGCCCGGTTTCCGTATGCATCTTTCTCCAGAATGCGGTAAGACGCGAAATGTTGCGCGTCCGGTGATTGATATGCTGTTTCCACCTGGAAGCGAGTCACGAATACCGCTGGTGGCTATCACCGGAACCAATGGTAAAACAACCACTGCAAGACTAATTGCCTATTTTGCACGAAAAGCCGGACGCCATGTCGGTTTAACCTCCACTGAAGGAATTTATATCAACGAACAGGAGGTGTACCGAGGCGATTGCAGCGGGCCATTCAGCGCCAGGGTTATTCTTCGTGATCCCCTGGTCGATTATGCTGTGCTGGAATGCGCAAGAGGCGGTATCTTACGTGAAGGGCTGGGTTTCGATCACTGTAGTATCAGCATTGTAACCAATGTATCGGAAGATCATCTTGGCCTTGATGAGATTCATACCCTTGAGGAGCTTGCACAGGTGAAGGAGGTTGTGCCACGCAGCACAATAAAAACAGGCTATGCCATTTTGAATGCGGATGACGACCGGGTTTATCAGATGAAGGAGGCCGTCGAATCTTCAGTCGCATTGTTTAGTATGCAGGACGACAATCCTCGCATTGAAAAGCATTGCCGGGAAGGCGGTTTGGCAATCTACCTTTCTAATGGGTTTATTGTATTGCAAGATGCTGATAAAAAAACGCAAATAGCGCATGTGTCTAAAATTCCGCTCACTTTTGGTGGAAAGGCCGCAGGGATGATCCAAAATATCCTGTCCGCAGTTCTGGCCGCCCATATTTCCCGTTTTAGTATCGAGAATATCGCGGCCTGGCTTCATGAGTTTCAACCCTCTCCGGAAAACCTTCCTGGCCGCATGAATCTCTTTGCATTTGAAAATTATCGCATCCTGGTGGACTATGGGCACAATGCGGCTGCCTTTGAACATCTGGAAGGTTATATTGTCCAGCAGCCAGCGACCCGCAAAATCGGAATTATCGCCGCAACGGGCGATCGAAAGGCCTCGGATATTCGCAAGATAGGCGCCTATGCCTGCAGAATGTTTGATGAAATTATTATCCGGCATGATGTGGATGGCAGAGGACGCAGTAATGAAGAGTTGACAGCACTCCTTCTTGAGGGGATAGAGCAGACGGAAGGTTTTGATTCCAGACAGGTGAAAATTATATCCAATGAAATGGAGGCACTTCATCACGTTTTACGGGAAGCAGTTCCTGGTTCCTTCATTTTTTATTTTCCAGAGGATGTAATGACTGCTATTGCCTATCTTAAGAAATTGCAAGCAGGCGTTCGTGCTACGACAATGGCTGTCAGTTAGGAGCTTGTTACATGCTTGCAAAAGGTAAGATGCTTATTATCGGGGGAGCGGAAGACGTTGGCGATAAAGAACCCCCATTCCCGCCTAAAGATACCGGGGAGTTGCAGCGTTACGAAATTCTCCGGGAATTATTCAATGCCTCGAAAAATAAAAAAATAGAAATTATTACTTCAGGCAGTCGTTTTCAGGAAGAGGTTAAAGAGCGCTATCAAAGGGCATTCCACGATATAGGCTATAAAGCCCCTGGTTTTATCCATATTGAGGATAAAATGGAGGCGAGGGATAAGCACTATTTAGCCCGTGTAGAAGCAGCGGATGCCGTGTTTTTTACTGGTGGTGATCAGTTCAGATTGGCAACCATTTTAGGGGGTACCAATCTCATCGATTTCATCAGGCAGCGCTATATCGAGGATCGGCATTTTATCGTTGCAGGAACGAGTGCAGGGGCCATGGTCATGTCATCAATAATGATCACCGCCGGGGGGCTGGCAGAGGCGTTAATTGAGCAGGATTTAAAAACATCCTCCGGCCTCGCCTTTATTCAAAATTGCATTATAGATACGCATTTTATTAAACGCGGCCGTTTTGCCCGTCTCGCCCATGCGATTATCATCAACCCTGATCAGCTTGGGGTAGGTTTGGGGGAAGATACGGCATTAATTATAAAAAATGGTTCAGAGGCCGAATGCCGCGGTTCGGGAATGGTTGTTATTATTGACGGCAAGCATATCCGGCAAACCAATATTACCGCTGTGCGTGATAATGAGCCTGTTTATGTGGAAAACCTGAAAGTCCATCTGCTGGTAAAAGGCTGTCGGTTCTCAATAAAAACCCGTAAGCTTTATAACCCAACCAAAGTTGCGTCTAAAAGAGGAAACAAGGATGAATAAGATTGCCATGGCCATTCACGGAGGGGCCAGTGAAGCGACCGAATTGCTAAGAAGTCATTTACCGGAATATGAGGAGAGTCTTAAAGTGGCTTTGTATAGGGGATATGACGTGCTGCAGCAGGGAGGTTCTGCACTGGATGCAGTAGAAGCGTCTGTTCGGCAATTGGAAGACGATCCTTTGTTTAACGCTGGCAGAGGCTCGGTCCTTAACAGTGAAGGACAGGTGGAAATGGACGCGTCAATAATGGACGGGCATATCCTCGATGCCGGTGCTGTGTCCATGGTGCAGGAAGTAAAAAACCCAATTTCGCTTGCAAGAAAAATCATGACGCAAACGCATCATGTTTTTCTCTCAGGTTACGGTGCCTTGGCGGTGGCCAAATTAAATGATCTTGAGCTTAAATCAAAGGATTATTTTGTTACCGAATACCAGTATGGGCAATATTTAGAGGCCTCCAAACGGGAAAGCACAGACGATATATTTGATAAAAAAATTAAAGGGACGGTAGGGGCTGTCGCTTTGGATGCCCAGGGCAATCTGGCTGCGGCAACCTCAACCGGCGGAACAGGGAATTGCTTGCCCGGGCGGGTAGGTGACAGTTGTATGATTGGCGCCGGATGTTTCGCCGATAATAAATCCTGCGCTGTTTCAGGCACTGGCGAAGGAGAGGCCTTGATTACGCAAGTCGTTGCGCATACGATTGCCATGTTAATGGAGCTAAATCAGTGGTCCCTTGAGCAAGCCTGTGATTATGTCATTCATCAACGAAATATTGCCCGAAGGGAAATGGGGGTCATTGCTATTAATGGCAAGGGCGAAATTCATTGCGCTTTTAATACTGAAATTATGAAACGTGCATGGATTGGCAGTGATACTCCCTTGCAAGTAAAAATTTATTAAGAAGTTTATTGATGTTAAAAGTTGCAGTAATTGGCTGCGGAATTGCAGGTCCCGCAGCGGCTCTTTTTTTAAAGCGACTGGATGCTGAAGTCAGTATTTTTGACAGGGTAGAAAACCTGACGCCAGTGGGGTCTGGTTTTTTATTGCAGCCGGCTGGACTTGATGTACTGAATCAACTGGAAATCGCGCAAACTCTCATTCCCCAAGGGGCGCCGATTGCCGGTCTTTTGGGTATTAACCATCGCCAGAAAGTGGTGTTGGATTTACGTTATTGTGATCTGGTCGATTATCATTTTGGCCTGGGGATTCATCGGGCAGTGCTTTACCGGGAATTGTTTGCCAAAATGCAAGCCTCCGGTGTCCGTATCATTAATCCCTGCGAGATTGTATCGCTAAAACAAACCCCGGACAGTGTCTATTTACATGACAATTGCGGACACATGCATGGCCCTTTTGATTGCGTCGTTGTTGCCGATGGCTCACGCTCAGGCTTAAGACAATACCTGGAGGTCAATATCAGGGTCAAACCCTATGAATGGGGAGCATTGTGGTCAATTGCCAGGGATAATGAGGGACAATTTAATCAGACGCTTGAGCAAATCTATCGGCGTACCGAAATCATGGCGGGAATCCTGCCGATTGGCTTTGAAAATCAGCAATTATTACTGAGTTTTTTCTGGAGCATGAGAAAAGACTACTTTCCGCAATGGCTTAATACACCATTTGGAGAATGGAAAAAAGAAGTATTAGGTATTTGGCCAGCCCTGGAGCCAGTATTTAAGCAGTTTAACAGCCACCAGCAGTTTGCTCTGGCTTCCTATGCGGATGCGAGCGTTTATCCCTGGCATGATCGGCGAGTAGTCATCATTGGCGATGCTGCGCATGGCATGAGCCCGCAATTAGGACAGGGGGCTAACCTGAGCCTGATTGATGCCAGAACACTTTATGATTGCCTCAGCCAATTTCCCCTGCAAGAAGCCTTGTCTCAGTATACTCAAAGGAGAAGGTCGCAGCTTCGTTATTATCAGCAAGCCAGCCGATTTATTACGCCGTGGTTTCAGTCCTCGCATGAGAGTATGGGGATCCTCAGAGACTGGTTTCATGGCCTTTTTTGCAAAACCCCTTTTTTAAAGCAGCAAATGCTGCGTACATTGGCGTGCATGAAAACAGGCTATTTCAGTTCTTTGCCGCTACACAGCTTTACACCACTTAATAAGAAAAAGTAGCTAAACCTTTTCCTTCGGTGGAATATTAATTTCCGGTTCTTTGGGCGCGGAGGGCAGAGGTAAATCAGGCGTATCAATCCCAGGTTTTTTTTCAATCTGCTTTTGCTTTGCGTCATCCTGTTTATCCACAGCAAGCAGGATGCTGTCCTGAGTTTCCAACAAATTCATAAACGACATAGGAGTTCTCCATAACTCTTAAATTTCCTCTTAATTATAGGATATTTCAAGAATAGCGTGTAGGCTGGGCTGTAAAGCCCAGTAGATCAATGCCAGCACTAGGAAGGCGAAATCAATAAAGTTACCGTATCGGTATAAACAGCAGCAGGCGCACCGGTTACCTGGGCGCTGCTAATCCGAATATTAAAATTGGCGTTAGGGGTTCCGTGCAGGTTAATGAGCTGCCGTTGCCTCCAGGTTTTGGCCAAACAGGGAACATACACCGATACCCTGACTATTTTGATAGTACCGGCTTGATTCAATGCCTAGGCATACTCAAAGAGTATGTTCGGCCACCAGACTTGGTTCTCGCGGTGTCGATGCCCATAGATCTGCTCCTAGCTCCTACGTCCCTCGGCTTGTGTCCGAGGGATCCATAAGACTCATAGACAATCGCTGGACCCTGCGGACAAGCCGCAGGGCGTAGTGGCAATGTTGTAGACAGCGCTATAGCGCGTAGTGGCGATGTGTAGATAGCTATGGGTCTTCGCCGCTGGGATTCGAATGAGAAAATATTTGCGTAGCCATGGGCAACGACCGCGGGATTCGGTAAAGTCGACGAGTCATGTGCTAACCGTCATCCTGGGCCGTGTACCCGCAACCTTCTTTCGGGCAAAGGATCTGCCTTCCGGAGCGTTTGGATTCCTTCACGGTTAACAACGGCCATGCGCACTGTGGGCAGGGGGTGTTAATGGGTTCATTCCATAAGGCGTAATCACATTTTGGATAGCCGCCGCAGGAATAGAAAATTTTTCCTTTTCTTGATTTGCGCTTCAAAATTTTATGATTATGACATTTGGGACATTCAACCCCCGTGTCAGCCGGTTTTTCGATGGGCTCCATGTGCTTACAATCAGGGTAATTGCTGCAACCAATGAATCGGCCATAGCGTCCTGTTTTAATGTGGAGTGCACCCTGGCATTCGGGACATTGGCGTCCTTCGATGACTTCCGGTTCGCTTTTCTCTCCCTCCTGATTATTCAAATCCTGAGTGTAGTCGCAGTCTGGATAGCCCGTGCAGCCAATAAAACGTCCCCTTTTACCAAGGCGAATTGATAAGGGTTTGCTGCATTTGGGGCATTGCTCTTCCAGGATTTCGGAGGTCACATCTTTTCTTTGCACCTGTGTATCGGTGGTATTAATCTGTTGGATAAACGGTTGCCAGAATTCTTCCAGCACCGGAACCCATTCTTTCTCGCCGCGGGACACTTCATCGAGCGTATCTTCCAGCTTGGCTGTGAACTTATAATCGACATAGCGGGTAAAATGGCTTAAGAGGAAGCGGCTGACAATGCGGCCAACATCTGTGGGAACGAAGCGTTTTTTATCAACAATTACATATTCGCGTTGCTGCAGCGTATGAATAATGGTGGCATAAGTGGACGGCCTGCCAATATCATAATCTTCCAATGCTTTTACTAATGAGGCTTCGCTATAGCGCGGCGGAGGTTCAGTAAAATGCTGATTGGCAGCAATATCAAGTAATTTGACCTTCTCACCGACGTTAAGCGGCGGCAATAGGCCAGAATTCTCGTCGTCAGTTGAGTCGTCGATACCTTCTTCATAAACAGTGAGAAATCCTGGGAAAGCAATTGTTGAACCATTCGCACGGAAAAGATTGCCCGCACCGCAGCTTAAATCAACGGCTACCGTGTCAATTAATGCTTCAGACATCTGACAGGCAATGGTCCTTTTCCAGATTAGGTTATACAGCTTGTATTGGTCATTCGTCAGGTAC encodes:
- a CDS encoding FAD-dependent oxidoreductase gives rise to the protein MLKVAVIGCGIAGPAAALFLKRLDAEVSIFDRVENLTPVGSGFLLQPAGLDVLNQLEIAQTLIPQGAPIAGLLGINHRQKVVLDLRYCDLVDYHFGLGIHRAVLYRELFAKMQASGVRIINPCEIVSLKQTPDSVYLHDNCGHMHGPFDCVVVADGSRSGLRQYLEVNIRVKPYEWGALWSIARDNEGQFNQTLEQIYRRTEIMAGILPIGFENQQLLLSFFWSMRKDYFPQWLNTPFGEWKKEVLGIWPALEPVFKQFNSHQQFALASYADASVYPWHDRRVVIIGDAAHGMSPQLGQGANLSLIDARTLYDCLSQFPLQEALSQYTQRRRSQLRYYQQASRFITPWFQSSHESMGILRDWFHGLFCKTPFLKQQMLRTLACMKTGYFSSLPLHSFTPLNKKK
- the topA gene encoding type I DNA topoisomerase, which gives rise to MSKHLVIVESPAKAKTIQKYLGNDYDVLASYGHVRDLPPRKGSVNPDNHFKMTYSPIEKNARHIESIAKALKKSDSLLLATDPDREGEAISWHVYELMQERNLLNNKAVHRIFFNEITKSAIQEAIQNPREISMDLVNAQQARRALDYLVGFNLSPLLWKKIRRGLSAGRVQSPALRLIVEREEEIERFVAQEYWRIIASCQHDSSPFSARLTHYQKEKLQQFSITGSEQAHETREQLLKAANGELIVENIEKKQRKRNPAAPFITSTLQQEAARKLGFTARKTMMVAQQLYEGIDIGTGTAGLITYMRTDSVSLANEAIFEIRDFIQQRFGEKNCPKSPRMYKTKSKNAQEAHEAIRPTTIRQTPESIQQYLTNDQYKLYNLIWKRTIACQMSEALIDTVAVDLSCGAGNLFRANGSTIAFPGFLTVYEEGIDDSTDDENSGLLPPLNVGEKVKLLDIAANQHFTEPPPRYSEASLVKALEDYDIGRPSTYATIIHTLQQREYVIVDKKRFVPTDVGRIVSRFLLSHFTRYVDYKFTAKLEDTLDEVSRGEKEWVPVLEEFWQPFIQQINTTDTQVQRKDVTSEILEEQCPKCSKPLSIRLGKRGRFIGCTGYPDCDYTQDLNNQEGEKSEPEVIEGRQCPECQGALHIKTGRYGRFIGCSNYPDCKHMEPIEKPADTGVECPKCHNHKILKRKSRKGKIFYSCGGYPKCDYALWNEPINTPCPQCAWPLLTVKESKRSGRQILCPKEGCGYTAQDDG
- a CDS encoding cyanophycinase, which encodes MLAKGKMLIIGGAEDVGDKEPPFPPKDTGELQRYEILRELFNASKNKKIEIITSGSRFQEEVKERYQRAFHDIGYKAPGFIHIEDKMEARDKHYLARVEAADAVFFTGGDQFRLATILGGTNLIDFIRQRYIEDRHFIVAGTSAGAMVMSSIMITAGGLAEALIEQDLKTSSGLAFIQNCIIDTHFIKRGRFARLAHAIIINPDQLGVGLGEDTALIIKNGSEAECRGSGMVVIIDGKHIRQTNITAVRDNEPVYVENLKVHLLVKGCRFSIKTRKLYNPTKVASKRGNKDE
- a CDS encoding isoaspartyl peptidase/L-asparaginase family protein, producing MNKIAMAIHGGASEATELLRSHLPEYEESLKVALYRGYDVLQQGGSALDAVEASVRQLEDDPLFNAGRGSVLNSEGQVEMDASIMDGHILDAGAVSMVQEVKNPISLARKIMTQTHHVFLSGYGALAVAKLNDLELKSKDYFVTEYQYGQYLEASKRESTDDIFDKKIKGTVGAVALDAQGNLAAATSTGGTGNCLPGRVGDSCMIGAGCFADNKSCAVSGTGEGEALITQVVAHTIAMLMELNQWSLEQACDYVIHQRNIARREMGVIAINGKGEIHCAFNTEIMKRAWIGSDTPLQVKIY
- the cphA gene encoding cyanophycin synthetase, whose translation is MDILNLRVLRGPNYWSNTRKKLILMKLDLKEFEELPSNAIPGFNDNLKKLLPSLYNHFCSETSEGGFFKRLDDGTWLGHVIEHVALELQWLAGMPCGYGRTRSTHQKGIYHVVFAYEIESAGLYAAKAAVELVTVLAHQRPYTLVEHHLEQLREIHQQEGFGPSTQSLVNEARKRNIPYTRLDDSSTIMFGYGCHQKLICATVTGLTSSIGVDNAADKERTKQLLANDYIPVPRGVIIDDMASLKEAIEKVGYPCVIKPVDGNHGRGITTNIQNKEKAQAAFQLAAEISERIIVEQFISGHDFRFLVVNHKVIAVAKRTPAMIVGTGTASIQQLIDAVNQDPNRGEHHEKFLTTIKLDASTLAILEENGLDLNSVLPAGKVLYLKHTANLSTGGTAIDVTSIVHPETLFIAERVSRIMHLDICGIDIVAENISLPLKENNGAIIEVNSGPGFRMHLSPECGKTRNVARPVIDMLFPPGSESRIPLVAITGTNGKTTTARLIAYFARKAGRHVGLTSTEGIYINEQEVYRGDCSGPFSARVILRDPLVDYAVLECARGGILREGLGFDHCSISIVTNVSEDHLGLDEIHTLEELAQVKEVVPRSTIKTGYAILNADDDRVYQMKEAVESSVALFSMQDDNPRIEKHCREGGLAIYLSNGFIVLQDADKKTQIAHVSKIPLTFGGKAAGMIQNILSAVLAAHISRFSIENIAAWLHEFQPSPENLPGRMNLFAFENYRILVDYGHNAAAFEHLEGYIVQQPATRKIGIIAATGDRKASDIRKIGAYACRMFDEIIIRHDVDGRGRSNEELTALLLEGIEQTEGFDSRQVKIISNEMEALHHVLREAVPGSFIFYFPEDVMTAIAYLKKLQAGVRATTMAVS